Proteins encoded within one genomic window of Eurosta solidaginis isolate ZX-2024a chromosome 1, ASM4086904v1, whole genome shotgun sequence:
- the LOC137240424 gene encoding RRP12-like protein, translated as MRRENRKQLNEKDKNDDEDSEDEFVAVLEKKSVTIDDILADSDSDLPEDMDIEDGAHDKSDKKKEKRKSSMYFHT; from the exons ATGCGACGTGAAAATAGAAAACAGTTGAATGAGAAGGATAAGAACGATGATGAAGATTCTGAAGACGAATTTGTTGCGGTGCTGGAAAAGAAGAGCGTAAC CATTGATGACATTCTAGCAGATTCAGATTCTGATTTACCCGAAGATATGGATATCGAAGATGGCGCGCATGATAAGTCtgataaaaagaaagaaaaacgcAAAAGCAGTATGTACTTCCATACGTGA